In the genome of Pseudoliparis swirei isolate HS2019 ecotype Mariana Trench chromosome 3, NWPU_hadal_v1, whole genome shotgun sequence, one region contains:
- the LOC130191801 gene encoding arfaptin-2-like isoform X4, which yields MTDSMMSKAATMEIPINSNGDTGTLPEDDSLEQDLQQVMVSGPNLNETSIVSGGYGGTAEGIIPTSSIKGPAVHYNAEFNKRIPVDSLGSNMHHSSSSSSMATDEATRGVAVEKLETMKKWGLNTYKCTKQIISERFGRGSRTVDLELEAQIEVLRDTKKKYENVLRLARALTNHFYNMVQTQHALGDTFADLSQKSPELRDEFGYNAETQKLLCKNGETLLGAVNFFVSSINTLVNKTIEDTLMTIKMYENARLEFDAYRSDLEELSLGPKDAVAMARIDAAQQQYQVQKDKYERLRSDVIIKLKFLEENKVKVMHKQLLLFHNAISAYFAGNQEQLEQTLKQFNIKLRPPGADKPSWLEEQ from the exons ATGACAGACAGCATGATGAGTAAAGCCGCCACAATGGAGATTCCCATCAACAGTAATGGCGACACAGGGACCCTACCAGAAGATGACAGCCTTGAACAG GACCTCCAGCAGGTGATGGTATCGGGTCCCAATCTCAACGAGACGAGCATTGTGTCGGGAGGCTATGGAGGAACGGCGGAGGGAATCATCCCCACCAGCTCAATCAAAG gccCTGCTGTGCACTACAATGCAGAGTTTAACAAAAGGATCCCAGTTGACTCATTAG GTTCCAACATgcaccacagcagcagcagctcgtcaATGGCGACCGACGAAGCGACCCGCGGCGTGGCCGTGGAAAAGCTAGAAACGATGAAGAAGTGGGGTCTCAACACTTACAAG tgtacGAAGCAAATTATCTCGGAGCGTTTCGGTCGGGGTTCCCGGACCGTGGACCTGGAGCTCGAGGCCCAGATCGAGGTGCTGAGAGACACGAAGAAGAAATATGAGAATGTGCTGCGATTGGCCAGAGCGCTGACCAACCACTTCTACAACATGGTGCagacccagcatgcactgggggACACCTTCGCTGACCTCAGTCAGAAGTCTCCAGAGCTGCGG GATGAGTTTGGCTACAACGCAGAGACTCAGAAGCTGCTGTGTAAGAACGGGGAGACTCTCCTCGGCGCCGTGAACTTCTTTGTGTCCAGCATCAACACGCTGGTCAACAAGACCATCGAGGACACCCTGATGACAATCAAGATGTATGAAAATGCCAG ACTGGAGTTTGATGCCTACCGGTCAGACCTGGAGGAACTGAGTCTGGGACCGAAGGACGCCGTCGCCATGGCCCGCATAGACGCTGCTCAGCAACAGTACCAAGTCCAGAAGGACAAGTACGAACGCCTGCGCTCGGACGTCATCATCAAGCTCAAGTTCCTGGAGGAGAATAAG GTGAAGGTGATGCACaagcagctcctcctcttccataaCGCCATCTCGGCGTACTTTGCCGGCAACcaggagcagctggagcagACGCTGAAGCAGTTCAACATAAAGCTGAGGCCTCCGGGGGCCGACAAGCCCTCCTGGCTAGAGGAGCAGTAG
- the fhdc3 gene encoding FH2 domain containing 3, which yields MEGVLLLKSASPPNCPPRDSSPPLSPDVPDVPEDPDPRSSSPVPPSMCVPARRSMKKLNWDTIPSQRVLGKLNVWTSKRPQRDLMLDIPSMEELFSHVDKRASLPNSRVVGLKTFDGMDFFPQVPQVTILDSKRSMNIGIFLRHFKKPVAEIVQDICQGNWLRFGPGKLKELCKLLPEEREVKQLLLFSGNLSILPEADQFMVQLVKVSGYEERLKTMVLREEFFPLMEDVKNSVAVMTKAANELLDCDDLHSVIRLVLKAGNYMNAGGYSASGNVIGFRMTTLLKLADTKANKPGMNLMHYVAKQMEDIDAELLMFPTQLEHIGMGSRICKEEVIGDFEREFKKVKEVKLYSSRKPGLLHQMEKFFLRAEAKLVDLGAALQELKALSDAVAEFFCEDPATFKLEECCAIFHSFCKRFDTAVQENRDREAAEQRRKESVRISAKRRSTASSAGPERDRTSVCLESALHSFLTTVPEGLVRCRKNTLPTIEGSPSECSSPSVAAEAKCETPEKNPPVLRKEVGSVDEVENEEEAENEEEAQKMREITRKVLRYQRSKSSLDGDVVSGAASHSERARDTPPTPTTPRPRSRDFFFSNNDGVGSPWTILSPFTHAHGDGRARGRTLSSSPGDDDLDDGVWESDEGNYLPNFFNLDDLSSPSGGSVSLPESPSRRAASKTPFFRSASLVETRRSPGSGFRLGDLFQRSVSQRSSYSSGSTAENTGEGGVRSSRLGGKAGSHTEGQGSTSGFISFFRHIGGRSKPADAEEQRVSGSHT from the exons ATGGAGGGAGTGCTGCTTCTGAAATCTGCCTCTCCTCCAAACTGTCCCCCTCGagactcgtctcctcctctttcaccgGACGTTCCGGACGTTCCGGAAGATCCCGATCCGCGGTCATCTTCTCCCGTGCCTCCCTCCATGTGTGTTCCCGCT CGGCGTTCCATGAAGAAGCTGAACTGGGACACCATCCCCAGCCAGCGCGTTCTGGGCAAATTGAACGTGTGGACGTCTAAGCGTCCTCAGAGGGATCTGATGCTGGACATCCCGAGCATGGAGGAGTTGTTCAGCCACGTGGACAAACGGGCCTCGCTGCCCAACTCCAGGGTCGTGGGTCTGAAGACCTTTGATGGCATGGACTTCTTTCCACAGGTGCCtcag gtCACAATCCTTGACTCTAAAAGGAGTATGAATATTGGGATCTTCCTGAGACATTTCAAGAA GCCAGTGGCAGAAATAGTGCAGGATATTTGTCAAGGGAACTGGCTGAGATTTGGCCCGGGGAAACTAAAAGAGCTTTGTAAACTACTGCCAGAAGAAAGGGAG gtgaagcagctgctgttgttcagtgggAACCTGTCCATTTTACCGGAGGCGGACCAGTTCATGGTGCAGCTGGTCAAAGTGTCAGG CTATGAGGAACGCTTGAAAACCATGGTGCTGAGGGAGGAGTTCTTTCCTCTGATGGAGGACGTGAAGAATTCTGTGGCTGTCATGACCAAAGCAGCGAATG aGCTGTTGGACTGTGACGACCTGCACTCGGTCATTCGACTGGTGTTAAAAGCTGGCAATTACATGAACGCT GGTGGTTACAGTGCCAGTGGCAATGTCATTGGCTTCAGGATGACCACTCTCCTCAAGCTGGCAGACACCAAGGCCAACAAGCCTGGCATGAACCTCATGCACTATGTTGCCAAG CAAATGGAGGACATTGATGCTGAGCTGCTGATGTTTCCAACCCAACTTGAACACATTGGGATGGGATCAAG AATTTGTAAAGAGGAGGTCATCGGCGACTTTGAGAGGGAATTCAAGAAAGTCAAGGAAGTGAAATTGTACAGCAGCAGAAAGCCCGGCCTCTTGCACCAGATGGAGAAATTTTTCCTG AGGGCCGAGGCCAAGCTGGTCGATTTGGGGGCCGCTCTTCAGGAGCTGAAGGCTCTGAGCGACGCGGTCGCCGAGTTCTTCTGTGAAGACCCGGCGACCTTCAAACTGGAGGAGTGCTGCGCCATCTTTCATTCGTTTTGCAAGCGCTTTGACACGGCTGTACAG GAGAACCGAGATCGCGAGGCAGCAGAGCAGAGGCGGAAGGAGAGCGTACGAATTTCAGCCAAACGGCGCTCCACGGCGTCTTCCGCGGGACCGGAGCGGGATCGGACCTCCGTGTGCTTGGAGTCGGCCTTGCACAGCTTCCTCACCACCGTTCCGGAGGGGTTGGTCCGGTGCAGGAAGAACACGCTGCCCACCATCGAAGGATCCCCCTCCGAGTGCAGCTCGCCGAGCGTCGCGGCGGAAGCAAAATGCGAGACGCCCGAGAAAAACCCGCCCGTATTACGGAAAGAGGTCGGGAGCGTGGATGAAGTGGAAAACGAAGAAGAAGCGGAAAACGAAGAAGAAGCTCAGAAGATGCGCGAGATAACGAGGAAGGTGCTTCGCTACCAGCGCAGCAAAAGCAGCCTGGATGGGGACGTCGTTTCAGGCGCCGCTAGTCACTCGGAGAGAGCGCGAGACACGCCCCCGACCCCGACGACCCCCCGGCCgagaagcagagacttcttcttctccaacaATGACGGCGTGGGCTCCCCCTGGACCATCCTGAGTCCTTTTACTCACGCCCACGGAGACGGACGAGCGCGCGGACGGACGCTATCCTCCAGTCCGGGTGACGATGACCTCGACGATGGAGTCTGGGAGAGTGACGAAGGCAATTACCTCCCCAATTTCTTCAATCTGGACGATCTATCGTCTCCCTCCGGGGGTTCCGTATCTCTCCCAGAGAGCCCCAGTCGGAGAGCCGCGTCGAAGACTCCGTTCTTCAGGTCCGCGTCCTTGGTCGAAACCAGGCGATCCCCGGGGTCTGGTTTCCGCCTGGGAGACTTGTTCCAGAGGAGCGTGTCTCAGAGGTCCTCGTACTCCTCTGGATCCACGGCGGAGAACACgggagaaggaggagtcaggagtTCACGGCTTGGTGGGAAGGCAGGGAGCCACACCGAGGGTCAAGGGAGCACCTCTGGGTTCATTTCCTTCTTCCGACACATCGGAGGCCGAAGTAAGCCCGCGGATGCGGAGGAGCAACGCGTCAGCGGGTCTCACACTTGA
- the LOC130191801 gene encoding arfaptin-2-like isoform X3 — protein MTDSMMSKAATMEIPINSNGDTGTLPEDDSLEQDLQQVMVSGPNLNETSIVSGGYGGTAEGIIPTSSIKGSNMHHSSSSSSMATDEATRGVAVEKLETMKKWGLNTYKCTKQIISERFGRGSRTVDLELEAQIEVLRDTKKKYENVLRLARALTNHFYNMVQTQHALGDTFADLSQKSPELRDEFGYNAETQKLLCKNGETLLGAVNFFVSSINTLVNKTIEDTLMTIKMYENARLEFDAYRSDLEELSLGPKDAVAMARIDAAQQQYQVQKDKYERLRSDVIIKLKFLEENKVKVMHKQLLLFHNAISAYFAGNQEQLEQTLKQFNIKLRPPGADKPSWLEEQ, from the exons ATGACAGACAGCATGATGAGTAAAGCCGCCACAATGGAGATTCCCATCAACAGTAATGGCGACACAGGGACCCTACCAGAAGATGACAGCCTTGAACAG GACCTCCAGCAGGTGATGGTATCGGGTCCCAATCTCAACGAGACGAGCATTGTGTCGGGAGGCTATGGAGGAACGGCGGAGGGAATCATCCCCACCAGCTCAATCAAAG GTTCCAACATgcaccacagcagcagcagctcgtcaATGGCGACCGACGAAGCGACCCGCGGCGTGGCCGTGGAAAAGCTAGAAACGATGAAGAAGTGGGGTCTCAACACTTACAAG tgtacGAAGCAAATTATCTCGGAGCGTTTCGGTCGGGGTTCCCGGACCGTGGACCTGGAGCTCGAGGCCCAGATCGAGGTGCTGAGAGACACGAAGAAGAAATATGAGAATGTGCTGCGATTGGCCAGAGCGCTGACCAACCACTTCTACAACATGGTGCagacccagcatgcactgggggACACCTTCGCTGACCTCAGTCAGAAGTCTCCAGAGCTGCGG GATGAGTTTGGCTACAACGCAGAGACTCAGAAGCTGCTGTGTAAGAACGGGGAGACTCTCCTCGGCGCCGTGAACTTCTTTGTGTCCAGCATCAACACGCTGGTCAACAAGACCATCGAGGACACCCTGATGACAATCAAGATGTATGAAAATGCCAG ACTGGAGTTTGATGCCTACCGGTCAGACCTGGAGGAACTGAGTCTGGGACCGAAGGACGCCGTCGCCATGGCCCGCATAGACGCTGCTCAGCAACAGTACCAAGTCCAGAAGGACAAGTACGAACGCCTGCGCTCGGACGTCATCATCAAGCTCAAGTTCCTGGAGGAGAATAAG GTGAAGGTGATGCACaagcagctcctcctcttccataaCGCCATCTCGGCGTACTTTGCCGGCAACcaggagcagctggagcagACGCTGAAGCAGTTCAACATAAAGCTGAGGCCTCCGGGGGCCGACAAGCCCTCCTGGCTAGAGGAGCAGTAG
- the LOC130191801 gene encoding arfaptin-2-like isoform X2 codes for MTDSMMSKAATMEIPINSNGDTGTLPEDDSLEQVMVSGPNLNETSIVSGGYGGTAEGIIPTSSIKGPAVHYNAEFNKRIPVDSLGSNMHHSSSSSSMATDEATRGVAVEKLETMKKWGLNTYKCTKQIISERFGRGSRTVDLELEAQIEVLRDTKKKYENVLRLARALTNHFYNMVQTQHALGDTFADLSQKSPELRDEFGYNAETQKLLCKNGETLLGAVNFFVSSINTLVNKTIEDTLMTIKMYENARLEFDAYRSDLEELSLGPKDAVAMARIDAAQQQYQVQKDKYERLRSDVIIKLKFLEENKVKVMHKQLLLFHNAISAYFAGNQEQLEQTLKQFNIKLRPPGADKPSWLEEQ; via the exons ATGACAGACAGCATGATGAGTAAAGCCGCCACAATGGAGATTCCCATCAACAGTAATGGCGACACAGGGACCCTACCAGAAGATGACAGCCTTGAACAG GTGATGGTATCGGGTCCCAATCTCAACGAGACGAGCATTGTGTCGGGAGGCTATGGAGGAACGGCGGAGGGAATCATCCCCACCAGCTCAATCAAAG gccCTGCTGTGCACTACAATGCAGAGTTTAACAAAAGGATCCCAGTTGACTCATTAG GTTCCAACATgcaccacagcagcagcagctcgtcaATGGCGACCGACGAAGCGACCCGCGGCGTGGCCGTGGAAAAGCTAGAAACGATGAAGAAGTGGGGTCTCAACACTTACAAG tgtacGAAGCAAATTATCTCGGAGCGTTTCGGTCGGGGTTCCCGGACCGTGGACCTGGAGCTCGAGGCCCAGATCGAGGTGCTGAGAGACACGAAGAAGAAATATGAGAATGTGCTGCGATTGGCCAGAGCGCTGACCAACCACTTCTACAACATGGTGCagacccagcatgcactgggggACACCTTCGCTGACCTCAGTCAGAAGTCTCCAGAGCTGCGG GATGAGTTTGGCTACAACGCAGAGACTCAGAAGCTGCTGTGTAAGAACGGGGAGACTCTCCTCGGCGCCGTGAACTTCTTTGTGTCCAGCATCAACACGCTGGTCAACAAGACCATCGAGGACACCCTGATGACAATCAAGATGTATGAAAATGCCAG ACTGGAGTTTGATGCCTACCGGTCAGACCTGGAGGAACTGAGTCTGGGACCGAAGGACGCCGTCGCCATGGCCCGCATAGACGCTGCTCAGCAACAGTACCAAGTCCAGAAGGACAAGTACGAACGCCTGCGCTCGGACGTCATCATCAAGCTCAAGTTCCTGGAGGAGAATAAG GTGAAGGTGATGCACaagcagctcctcctcttccataaCGCCATCTCGGCGTACTTTGCCGGCAACcaggagcagctggagcagACGCTGAAGCAGTTCAACATAAAGCTGAGGCCTCCGGGGGCCGACAAGCCCTCCTGGCTAGAGGAGCAGTAG
- the LOC130191801 gene encoding arfaptin-2-like isoform X1 → MVLQVKIPAYGTSGHTFYGCKEQKVHQNTASTQCIMTDSMMSKAATMEIPINSNGDTGTLPEDDSLEQDLQQVMVSGPNLNETSIVSGGYGGTAEGIIPTSSIKGPAVHYNAEFNKRIPVDSLGSNMHHSSSSSSMATDEATRGVAVEKLETMKKWGLNTYKCTKQIISERFGRGSRTVDLELEAQIEVLRDTKKKYENVLRLARALTNHFYNMVQTQHALGDTFADLSQKSPELRDEFGYNAETQKLLCKNGETLLGAVNFFVSSINTLVNKTIEDTLMTIKMYENARLEFDAYRSDLEELSLGPKDAVAMARIDAAQQQYQVQKDKYERLRSDVIIKLKFLEENKVKVMHKQLLLFHNAISAYFAGNQEQLEQTLKQFNIKLRPPGADKPSWLEEQ, encoded by the exons acacagTGCATTATGACAGACAGCATGATGAGTAAAGCCGCCACAATGGAGATTCCCATCAACAGTAATGGCGACACAGGGACCCTACCAGAAGATGACAGCCTTGAACAG GACCTCCAGCAGGTGATGGTATCGGGTCCCAATCTCAACGAGACGAGCATTGTGTCGGGAGGCTATGGAGGAACGGCGGAGGGAATCATCCCCACCAGCTCAATCAAAG gccCTGCTGTGCACTACAATGCAGAGTTTAACAAAAGGATCCCAGTTGACTCATTAG GTTCCAACATgcaccacagcagcagcagctcgtcaATGGCGACCGACGAAGCGACCCGCGGCGTGGCCGTGGAAAAGCTAGAAACGATGAAGAAGTGGGGTCTCAACACTTACAAG tgtacGAAGCAAATTATCTCGGAGCGTTTCGGTCGGGGTTCCCGGACCGTGGACCTGGAGCTCGAGGCCCAGATCGAGGTGCTGAGAGACACGAAGAAGAAATATGAGAATGTGCTGCGATTGGCCAGAGCGCTGACCAACCACTTCTACAACATGGTGCagacccagcatgcactgggggACACCTTCGCTGACCTCAGTCAGAAGTCTCCAGAGCTGCGG GATGAGTTTGGCTACAACGCAGAGACTCAGAAGCTGCTGTGTAAGAACGGGGAGACTCTCCTCGGCGCCGTGAACTTCTTTGTGTCCAGCATCAACACGCTGGTCAACAAGACCATCGAGGACACCCTGATGACAATCAAGATGTATGAAAATGCCAG ACTGGAGTTTGATGCCTACCGGTCAGACCTGGAGGAACTGAGTCTGGGACCGAAGGACGCCGTCGCCATGGCCCGCATAGACGCTGCTCAGCAACAGTACCAAGTCCAGAAGGACAAGTACGAACGCCTGCGCTCGGACGTCATCATCAAGCTCAAGTTCCTGGAGGAGAATAAG GTGAAGGTGATGCACaagcagctcctcctcttccataaCGCCATCTCGGCGTACTTTGCCGGCAACcaggagcagctggagcagACGCTGAAGCAGTTCAACATAAAGCTGAGGCCTCCGGGGGCCGACAAGCCCTCCTGGCTAGAGGAGCAGTAG